Proteins encoded in a region of the Athene noctua chromosome 4, bAthNoc1.hap1.1, whole genome shotgun sequence genome:
- the GNPDA2 gene encoding glucosamine-6-phosphate deaminase 2 isoform X3, protein MDEYVGLPRNHPESYHSYMWNNFFKHIDIDPNNAHILDGNAPDLQAECDAFEKKIEEAGGIDLFVGGIGPDGHIAFNEPGSSLSSRTRLKTLAMDTILANAKYFDGDLSKVPTMALTVGVGTVMDAREVMILITGAHKAFALYKAIEEGVNHMWTVSAFQQHPRTIFVCDEDATLELRVKTVKYFKGLMHVHNKLVDPLYSMKEN, encoded by the exons ATGGATGAATATGTAG GGCTTCCCAGAAATCATCCAGAGAGCTATCATTCCTATATGTGGAATAACTTCTTTAAACATATTGACATAGATCCAAATAATGCTCACATCCTTGATGGGAACGCTCCAGACTTACAGGCGGAATGTGatgcatttgaaaagaaaattgaagaaGCAGGGGGGATTGATCTTTTTGTTGGAG GCATTGGTCCAGATGGCCACATTGCATTCAATGAACCCGGATCAAGTTTGTCTTCAAGAACAAGATTAAAGACTTTAGCAATGGACACCATTTTGGCAAATGCTAAATACTTTGATGGAGACTTATCTAAAGTACCAACTATGGCGCTAACAGTTGGTGTGGGTACAGTGATGGATGCTAGAGAA GTGATGATTCTTATAACAGGCGCACATAAGGCTTTTGCACTGTACAAAGCAATTGAAGAAGGAGTCAACCATATGTGGACAGTTTCTGCTTTCCAGCAACACCCTCGTACTATCTTTGTGTGTGATGAAGATGCTACTTTAGAACTAAGAGTTAAAACTGTGAAGTATTTTAAAG GTTTAATGCATGTGCACAATAAGCTTGTGGACCCACTGTACAGtatgaaagaaaactga
- the GNPDA2 gene encoding glucosamine-6-phosphate deaminase 2 isoform X1 has translation MRLVILEDYDQASEWAAKYICNRIIQFKPSQGRYFTLGLPTGSTPLGCYKKLIEYHKNGDLSFKYVKTFNMDEYVGLPRNHPESYHSYMWNNFFKHIDIDPNNAHILDGNAPDLQAECDAFEKKIEEAGGIDLFVGGIGPDGHIAFNEPGSSLSSRTRLKTLAMDTILANAKYFDGDLSKVPTMALTVGVGTVMDAREVMILITGAHKAFALYKAIEEGVNHMWTVSAFQQHPRTIFVCDEDATLELRVKTVKYFKGLMHVHNKLVDPLYSMKEN, from the exons ATGAGGCTAGTAATTCTTGAAGATTATGATCAGGCTAGTGAATGGGCAGCAAAATATATCTGTAACCGTATTATTCAATTCAAGCCAAGTCAAGGAAGATATTTCACACTTGGTCTACCAACAG GGAGTACACCCTTGGGATGCTACAAAAAGCTGATAGAATATCATAAGAATGGAGATCTCTCTTTCAAATATGTAAAGACTTTCAACATGGATGAATATGTAG GGCTTCCCAGAAATCATCCAGAGAGCTATCATTCCTATATGTGGAATAACTTCTTTAAACATATTGACATAGATCCAAATAATGCTCACATCCTTGATGGGAACGCTCCAGACTTACAGGCGGAATGTGatgcatttgaaaagaaaattgaagaaGCAGGGGGGATTGATCTTTTTGTTGGAG GCATTGGTCCAGATGGCCACATTGCATTCAATGAACCCGGATCAAGTTTGTCTTCAAGAACAAGATTAAAGACTTTAGCAATGGACACCATTTTGGCAAATGCTAAATACTTTGATGGAGACTTATCTAAAGTACCAACTATGGCGCTAACAGTTGGTGTGGGTACAGTGATGGATGCTAGAGAA GTGATGATTCTTATAACAGGCGCACATAAGGCTTTTGCACTGTACAAAGCAATTGAAGAAGGAGTCAACCATATGTGGACAGTTTCTGCTTTCCAGCAACACCCTCGTACTATCTTTGTGTGTGATGAAGATGCTACTTTAGAACTAAGAGTTAAAACTGTGAAGTATTTTAAAG GTTTAATGCATGTGCACAATAAGCTTGTGGACCCACTGTACAGtatgaaagaaaactga
- the GNPDA2 gene encoding glucosamine-6-phosphate deaminase 2 isoform X2, with the protein MRLVILEDYDQASEWAAKYICNRIIQFKPSQGRYFTLGLPTGLPRNHPESYHSYMWNNFFKHIDIDPNNAHILDGNAPDLQAECDAFEKKIEEAGGIDLFVGGIGPDGHIAFNEPGSSLSSRTRLKTLAMDTILANAKYFDGDLSKVPTMALTVGVGTVMDAREVMILITGAHKAFALYKAIEEGVNHMWTVSAFQQHPRTIFVCDEDATLELRVKTVKYFKGLMHVHNKLVDPLYSMKEN; encoded by the exons ATGAGGCTAGTAATTCTTGAAGATTATGATCAGGCTAGTGAATGGGCAGCAAAATATATCTGTAACCGTATTATTCAATTCAAGCCAAGTCAAGGAAGATATTTCACACTTGGTCTACCAACAG GGCTTCCCAGAAATCATCCAGAGAGCTATCATTCCTATATGTGGAATAACTTCTTTAAACATATTGACATAGATCCAAATAATGCTCACATCCTTGATGGGAACGCTCCAGACTTACAGGCGGAATGTGatgcatttgaaaagaaaattgaagaaGCAGGGGGGATTGATCTTTTTGTTGGAG GCATTGGTCCAGATGGCCACATTGCATTCAATGAACCCGGATCAAGTTTGTCTTCAAGAACAAGATTAAAGACTTTAGCAATGGACACCATTTTGGCAAATGCTAAATACTTTGATGGAGACTTATCTAAAGTACCAACTATGGCGCTAACAGTTGGTGTGGGTACAGTGATGGATGCTAGAGAA GTGATGATTCTTATAACAGGCGCACATAAGGCTTTTGCACTGTACAAAGCAATTGAAGAAGGAGTCAACCATATGTGGACAGTTTCTGCTTTCCAGCAACACCCTCGTACTATCTTTGTGTGTGATGAAGATGCTACTTTAGAACTAAGAGTTAAAACTGTGAAGTATTTTAAAG GTTTAATGCATGTGCACAATAAGCTTGTGGACCCACTGTACAGtatgaaagaaaactga